In Streptomyces nojiriensis, one genomic interval encodes:
- a CDS encoding CoA transferase subunit A, protein MSGRTDKVLTPEEVVGQLRSGMTIGIGGWGSRRKPMALVRALLRSEITDLTVISYGGPDVGLLAAAGRIRRLVAPFATLDSIPLEPHFRAARERAAFTLTEYDEAMFMWGLHAAANRLPFLPVRAGLGSDVMRVNPELRTVASPYDDGEELVAVPALRMDAALVHLNRADRLGNAQYLGPDPYFDDLFCEAADTAYVSCEQLVETAELTKAGPPQSLLVSRHSVTGVVETPNGAHFTSCVPDYDRDEAFQKLYAATPWNEFADRFLSGGGEHDYQLAVRTWHEEQQ, encoded by the coding sequence ATGAGCGGCAGGACGGACAAGGTACTGACCCCCGAAGAGGTGGTCGGGCAGTTGCGCAGCGGCATGACCATCGGCATCGGCGGCTGGGGATCCCGGCGCAAGCCCATGGCCCTGGTGCGAGCGCTGCTCCGCTCCGAGATCACCGATCTCACGGTGATCTCCTACGGCGGCCCCGACGTCGGCCTGCTGGCCGCCGCCGGCCGGATCCGCAGACTGGTCGCCCCCTTCGCCACCCTCGACTCCATCCCGCTGGAGCCGCACTTCCGGGCCGCCCGCGAGCGCGCCGCCTTCACCCTCACCGAGTACGACGAGGCCATGTTCATGTGGGGCCTGCACGCCGCGGCCAACCGGCTCCCCTTCCTCCCCGTCCGCGCCGGCCTCGGCTCCGACGTGATGCGGGTCAACCCGGAGCTGCGTACGGTCGCCTCCCCCTACGACGACGGCGAGGAGCTCGTCGCCGTCCCCGCCCTGCGCATGGACGCCGCCCTGGTCCACCTCAACCGCGCCGACCGCCTCGGCAACGCCCAGTACCTGGGCCCGGACCCCTACTTCGACGACCTCTTCTGCGAGGCCGCCGACACCGCCTACGTCTCCTGCGAGCAGCTCGTCGAGACCGCCGAGCTCACCAAGGCCGGCCCCCCGCAGTCCCTCCTGGTCAGCCGGCACTCCGTGACCGGGGTCGTGGAGACCCCGAACGGCGCGCACTTCACCTCCTGCGTCCCCGACTACGACCGTGACGAGGCCTTCCAGAAGCTGTACGCGGCCACCCCCTGGAACGAGTTCGCCGACCGCTTCCTGTCCGGGGGCGGCGAGCACGACTACCAGCTGGCCGTCCGGACCTGGCACGAGGAGCAGCAGTGA
- a CDS encoding CoA-transferase subunit beta, whose translation MTTTGTEATTAPRTVSRAEYCVIACAEAWRGNGEVLASPMGLIPAFGARLAKRTFAPDLLLTDGEAMLVGLDGTAEGWLPYRRHLTMVTGGRRHVMMGASQIDRFGNQNISCIGDWERPARQLLGVRGAPVNTLNNPVSYWVPKHSTRVFVARVDMVSGVGYDRAEAAGVTRFHRLPRVVSDLGVLDFGGPGHAMRLVSVHPGVTVAEVRAATGFELTAAEEVPYTREPTAEELRLIREVIDPKGLRDREVRV comes from the coding sequence GTGACGACCACCGGCACCGAAGCCACCACCGCCCCGCGCACCGTCTCCCGCGCCGAGTACTGCGTGATCGCCTGCGCCGAGGCCTGGCGCGGCAACGGCGAGGTGCTCGCCAGCCCGATGGGCCTGATCCCCGCCTTCGGGGCCCGGCTCGCGAAGCGGACCTTCGCCCCCGACCTGCTGCTGACCGACGGCGAGGCGATGCTCGTCGGGCTCGACGGCACGGCCGAGGGCTGGCTCCCGTACCGGCGCCACCTGACGATGGTCACCGGCGGCCGGCGGCACGTGATGATGGGCGCCAGCCAGATCGACCGGTTCGGCAACCAGAACATCTCGTGCATCGGCGACTGGGAGCGGCCGGCCCGCCAGCTCCTGGGGGTGCGCGGCGCCCCGGTGAACACCCTGAACAACCCGGTGAGCTACTGGGTGCCCAAGCACTCCACCCGGGTCTTCGTCGCGCGCGTCGACATGGTCAGCGGCGTCGGCTACGACCGCGCGGAGGCGGCCGGGGTGACCCGCTTCCACCGCCTCCCCCGGGTGGTCAGCGATCTCGGCGTCCTCGACTTCGGCGGCCCCGGCCACGCGATGCGGCTGGTCTCCGTGCACCCCGGGGTCACCGTCGCGGAGGTCCGGGCGGCCACCGGGTTCGAGCTGACCGCCGCCGAGGAGGTCCCGTACACCCGCGAGCCGACCGCCGAGGAACTGCGGCTGATCCGCGAGGTGATCGACCCCAAGGGGCTCCGCGACCGGGAAGTGCGGGTCTGA